The Hordeum vulgare subsp. vulgare chromosome 4H, MorexV3_pseudomolecules_assembly, whole genome shotgun sequence genomic interval aacgttaccgatggattgaagacgagagaggggatgccttcccggggcatccccaagcttaggcttttacggcatccttgaatctcttggtgtgccttgggcatccccaagcttgagctcttgccactctttatctctttgtccataggaacttcacccaaaacttgaaaacttcacaacacgaaacttaaacagaaactcgtgataacattagtatgagaaagcaaaccaccacttccttaggtactgtagcaaacttaaattctacttatgctgatgttgagttactgtatattcaatcttccatggctaataccccccgatactatccatagtttcatcaaaataagcaaccaacacaacaaaaacagaatttgttaacagcagaccagtgtgtagcaatctgtatatttcgtatacttctggtacttcaaaacttctaaaaaattacaacagtctgaagaatttgcgtagcaatcagcagcaaaaagaatcaactcaaaagctcttacagaaaaaaaaatgaaaattcttttcgtgagcaaaaagtttctgtcttttccagcatgaccaaacgatcatctccaagactaatcataacggttttacttggcacaaacgcaaaaagaaacacaaaaaacacaatcataacagaattatgaaagtgtggaaaacacaaaacagaaataaaaagggtacaatcgttgggttgcctcccaacaagcgctattgtttaacgcccttcgctaggcattcaatgatgctcacatagtagcatagcatttaacatgatacggtatctacctatgttcctctaatcctctttttttctttaatTACTtggcacatcagcatgtttgctagtctcaAGACTATGATATTAGCTATGTTACCCCACAATGGCCAGCCTTAGCTAGTTGCTCCCATTCCGTGGCATCTAGTGGTCCAAGAGAGCGTCCGTGTTGTGGACATCATCGACCATTCCTCCAAATCTCACAAACAAGTGCGTTTGGAGAAGTGGTAACAGCAAACAACCTGAGAAAGGTTGTGGCTAGTGGGACTTGGCCAAGCCAAATGTCTAGCCAAAAGACGGTTGACTTGTCGTTGCCAATATACTCCCTCAGTTTCAAATTATAAGTCTttatagagatttcactagtggactacatacggatgtatatagacatactttagagtatagattcaatcattttgctccgtatgtagaccgttagtgaaatcgcttaaaagacttatatttaagaacggagggagtagttccaaAACTGAGATCCGTTCCTACAAGAAGTTGTTGAAACCCGGACGTGTTGTAGGTATTTGTCTCGAATAATATCCAACCACAATCCCCTTGTCCCGTTAGCATTTTCCAAGCCCACTTGATCATCAAGCACCAGCTCATATATTCGGTATTCATAATACCGAGGCTCCCAACCTTCTTTGGTGTGTAAATGGTACTCCAATGTACCATATGGTATTTCTGCTTCCCGAGTTCTTTACCCAAAAAAACCAAAAACGAACGTTGGCAGACTCGACAAACATGAGTTGATCAGAGTTGTTTTCACGCTAGTTGATTGATATTACCCCAAAGATGGCACGCTGTTGGGGTGCTCTCGAAAAAAAAAGGCAAGTGTGCAGTACTTTCTCTTCTCCGATGTTGCAAAAAAAATCTCGTAAACATAAAATTATCCCAGCTTTATTTTTTAACGTGGTCAGGGTCTATTATTCGACCAAACAACTTGGAGAAATGTTGATATCCTTGCTATTCATTCCTGTCGTACACATATTTGGTGTGCTTCGAGGGCAAAATCACGCGGCGGTGTACTTGTGTGCATGCATCAGTTGTGCGCTGGAACAGGAGGCGCCAGCCTAGATGCGCGTCGTTCCTCCTCGCCGTGGAAGGATGGCATCGACGGCGGGTAGAACGGGAACGGTGGCCACTGCTTTCCTGGCTCAGGTTGCGGCCATGCCGGGAACGGCGGCCACTGCTTTCCTGGTTCTGGCTGCGGCCATGCCGGGAACGGCGGCCACTGCTTTCCAGGTTCTGGCTGCGGCCATGCGAGCAGCGGGGGCCACTGCTCACCTGGTTCTGGCTGCGGCCATGCCGGCAGCGGGGGCCACTGCTCGCCTGGTTCTGGCTGCGGCCATGCAGGAAGCGGCGGTGGGTGGAACGGGAACGGAGGCAGAGGCGGCCGATCGTCGCCCGGACGCGTCCACGCGGGGAGCGGCGGCGAGTGGAACGGCGGCCACTGGTAGCCCGGTAGAGGCTGCGGCCACGGGAACGGCCACGCCGGCGGGCTCCGGTCGTGAGGGCCCTCCGGAACAGGTGCCTCCGGGGGCTGGCCACCGTCCGGATCCGGCGCCGGCGGCGAAGGGTCGGCTGGAGGAGCGTGTTGGCCATGCCCGTGGTGCTTGGGCGGCGCCTTGGCATGGCGCTTTTTCTTCACAGGCTGAACGGCGCTGTCGTCGCCGATGGCGAGCTCCGGCGGTTTATGGGTATTCGCGGTTGGAGGCTCGAGCTTGGCGCGCGCGGCTCGGCCACCTTCCAGCTGTGCATCGGCGCCATGGGTGGTGACCGAGGGCAGTGATCTCGAGGAGGTAAGGCCGCACGGCATGAGCAAAACGATGGCAAAGGCCAGGAGGTATGCCATCGATGATGCTCTTCTTGAGGCCACCATGTTAGCTAGAGCCCGCTGTTGA includes:
- the LOC123446190 gene encoding basic proline-rich protein-like, translated to MVASRRASSMAYLLAFAIVLLMPCGLTSSRSLPSVTTHGADAQLEGGRAARAKLEPPTANTHKPPELAIGDDSAVQPVKKKRHAKAPPKHHGHGQHAPPADPSPPAPDPDGGQPPEAPVPEGPHDRSPPAWPFPWPQPLPGYQWPPFHSPPLPAWTRPGDDRPPLPPFPFHPPPLPAWPQPEPGEQWPPLPAWPQPEPGEQWPPLLAWPQPEPGKQWPPFPAWPQPEPGKQWPPFPAWPQPEPGKQWPPFPFYPPSMPSFHGEEERRASRLAPPVPAHN